From Chloroflexota bacterium, a single genomic window includes:
- a CDS encoding dihydrodipicolinate synthase family protein, translating to MKSPDEIRGLMEGPCLSLPTVFKRDGDVDHEGMRNVIDVALDAGCQIVMLTWGDSLVSLLTDTELAQVHRNVIEHVGNRAVTIGCDNQWALPKAIEFGNYVDALGFDLYMVRPADWAKGTPETLAEHFRAIAQVTRVMLVGMVPLRTCELIENVPNVLAFKEDLAIDYAHEVQMRWGDRWAMVTGGAHKRHVLFHPHGPRAWLDIFIRFHPQPTVDYWNALKRDDTRTAWDIAMRYEQKLWELAAQVRYEKDGLFAHALLEVYDVAPRWRRSPAPDPTDEELDELRDWLRGIGLM from the coding sequence ATGAAGTCTCCCGACGAAATCCGCGGCCTCATGGAGGGGCCCTGCCTCTCGCTGCCGACGGTGTTCAAACGCGACGGAGATGTCGATCACGAGGGCATGCGCAACGTCATCGACGTGGCGCTGGACGCCGGTTGCCAGATCGTGATGCTGACCTGGGGCGACAGTCTGGTTTCGCTGCTCACCGACACCGAGCTGGCGCAGGTGCACCGGAACGTGATCGAGCATGTAGGCAACCGGGCCGTGACCATCGGCTGCGACAACCAGTGGGCGCTGCCAAAGGCCATCGAGTTCGGCAACTACGTCGATGCGCTGGGATTCGACCTCTACATGGTGCGACCGGCGGACTGGGCCAAGGGCACGCCGGAGACCCTGGCCGAGCACTTTCGGGCCATCGCCCAGGTGACCCGGGTGATGCTGGTGGGCATGGTGCCGCTGCGCACGTGCGAGCTGATTGAAAACGTGCCCAACGTGCTGGCGTTCAAGGAAGACCTGGCCATCGACTATGCCCACGAGGTGCAGATGCGCTGGGGCGACCGCTGGGCCATGGTCACCGGAGGCGCGCACAAGCGGCACGTGCTGTTCCATCCCCACGGCCCGCGGGCGTGGCTGGACATCTTCATCCGCTTTCACCCGCAGCCGACGGTGGACTACTGGAACGCCCTCAAGCGCGACGACACGCGCACGGCCTGGGACATCGCCATGCGCTACGAGCAGAAGCTCTGGGAACTCGCCGCGCAGGTCCGCTACGAAAAGGACGGGCTGTTCGCCCACGCGCTGCTGGAGGTCTACGATGTCGCGCCGCGCTGGCGCCGCTCACCCGCCCCCGATCCGACCGATGAAGAACTCGACGAGCTGCGCGACTGGCTGCGCGGCATCGGCCTGATGTAG
- a CDS encoding XcyI family restriction endonuclease: MSSTRTNSKSFDPSRQVSFHQLLLAARRRWLIDALSEALAEIDPNRLKQELMVYVPPDVQSILASAGIRDEHVFPTPAVLAAKPTLVGYYRLVLGVPQKSFYGSGTGMGRFKSMEARGTITERQKSALPRLCETLSEGLAHLVRQLSPAPTPRDIRELPLLILGSQFQGGANNRIGREAILEVFRAIDELVSDHVVERTARELRVRNASDRIVAIALGSDPDIVIREHFDDTPRNKVALEVKGGTDVSNVYNRAGEAEKSHLKAQASDFRDFWTAIAMKGADANRLRTDSPTTNSWFDIAQLLAREGPSWDDFRRRIAQEVGIPL; encoded by the coding sequence ATGTCGAGTACACGCACGAATAGCAAGTCGTTCGACCCGTCCCGGCAGGTCTCATTTCACCAGCTGTTGCTAGCAGCCCGGCGCCGATGGCTCATCGACGCACTCAGTGAGGCCCTTGCAGAGATCGATCCAAACCGCCTCAAGCAGGAGTTGATGGTGTATGTGCCGCCCGATGTTCAGAGCATCCTTGCTTCCGCAGGCATTCGGGATGAGCATGTGTTTCCCACGCCAGCGGTTTTGGCAGCAAAACCGACGCTGGTCGGCTACTACCGGCTGGTCCTGGGAGTCCCGCAGAAGAGCTTCTATGGGTCCGGAACAGGGATGGGGCGATTCAAGAGCATGGAGGCCCGCGGCACCATAACTGAGCGCCAGAAATCGGCTCTGCCGAGGTTGTGCGAGACGCTTAGCGAAGGACTGGCACACTTAGTGCGCCAGCTCTCACCGGCTCCAACCCCGCGCGATATACGCGAGCTTCCTCTCCTTATCCTTGGCTCGCAGTTCCAGGGAGGCGCGAACAACAGAATTGGCCGTGAAGCCATCCTCGAGGTCTTCAGAGCCATTGACGAGCTCGTCAGCGACCATGTGGTCGAGAGAACGGCTCGTGAACTTAGGGTCCGAAATGCTTCCGATCGCATAGTGGCCATTGCACTCGGCTCAGATCCCGACATCGTGATTCGAGAGCATTTCGACGATACTCCCCGAAACAAGGTCGCGCTGGAGGTCAAAGGCGGGACCGACGTGAGCAACGTGTACAACCGGGCCGGCGAAGCCGAGAAGTCTCACCTGAAGGCCCAAGCAAGCGACTTTCGCGACTTCTGGACGGCGATAGCCATGAAGGGGGCGGACGCGAATCGCCTGCGCACGGACTCCCCAACAACAAATTCCTGGTTCGACATCGCGCAACTGCTAGCCCGCGAAGGACCGAGTTGGGACGACTTCCGCCGCCGCATTGCTCAAGAAGTCGGTATTCCTCTATAG
- a CDS encoding dienelactone hydrolase family protein, translating to MSELSFLTDGPADATDRFVLAHGAGAPMDSPTMEAIATEVAAAGIRVVRFEFPYMRQRRSSGRRRPPDRQPVLLETWHEVIDALGGAERLVIGGRSMGGRMASLIADAVGARGLVCLGYPFHPPGNPEKLRTEHLAALHTPTLIVQGERDAFGSKAEVGGYALSNAIRVHWLADGDHSFVPRKRSGHTTADHLAEAAAVTAGFIRSLGHATRS from the coding sequence ATGAGCGAGCTGTCCTTCCTCACCGACGGACCTGCCGACGCGACGGACCGCTTCGTGCTGGCCCACGGCGCTGGTGCGCCCATGGACAGCCCCACCATGGAGGCCATCGCTACCGAAGTGGCCGCCGCCGGAATCCGGGTCGTTCGCTTCGAGTTCCCCTACATGCGCCAGCGGCGCAGCAGCGGTCGACGACGGCCGCCCGACCGGCAGCCCGTGCTCCTCGAGACCTGGCACGAGGTCATCGACGCCTTGGGCGGAGCCGAGCGCCTGGTGATCGGCGGGCGCTCCATGGGCGGCCGCATGGCCAGCCTCATCGCCGACGCGGTTGGCGCCAGGGGTCTTGTCTGTCTCGGCTATCCCTTCCACCCGCCCGGCAATCCGGAGAAGCTCCGCACCGAGCACCTGGCCGCGCTGCACACGCCTACGCTCATCGTGCAGGGCGAGCGCGACGCCTTCGGGTCCAAGGCCGAGGTCGGCGGCTACGCCCTCTCGAACGCCATCCGGGTCCACTGGCTCGCGGACGGCGATCACTCGTTCGTCCCGCGAAAGAGGTCCGGTCACACGACAGCGGATCATCTCGCGGAGGCCGCGGCGGTCACCGCCGGGTTCATCCGATCACTGGGCCACGCAACGCGCAGCTAA
- a CDS encoding dihydrodipicolinate synthase family protein: MPTIFHEDGAIDYPSIRNLIDFSIEGGCEVIMLTWGDSLISLLTDDEVAELHRVVIDQTGERAVTIACDNLWGRNKAVEFGRYVRELGFDVYMVRPAEWAKGTAESLAEFYTACGRESPVMFVGDVPLRTLELLADDPNMWAFKEDLGLDYAHEIIMRWGDRWPMVGGGGMKRHHLLWAHGHCDTWLDGFCRTFPAVSQDYWRALQCGDIAGAWAQVMRYEVPLRAMAQRVRYGPDGFVKHAMVEAAGVAPRWRRSPAANPTEEEMDELREFLAGLGPQTQPVAS; this comes from the coding sequence GTGCCGACGATCTTTCATGAGGACGGCGCGATCGACTATCCGTCCATCCGCAACCTGATCGACTTCAGCATCGAGGGCGGCTGCGAGGTGATCATGCTCACCTGGGGTGACAGCCTCATTTCGTTGCTCACCGACGACGAGGTCGCGGAGCTGCACCGGGTCGTCATCGACCAGACCGGCGAGCGCGCGGTCACCATCGCCTGCGACAACCTGTGGGGCCGCAACAAGGCCGTCGAGTTTGGGCGCTACGTGCGTGAGCTCGGCTTCGACGTCTACATGGTGCGCCCGGCGGAGTGGGCCAAGGGCACGGCGGAGTCGCTGGCGGAGTTCTACACCGCCTGCGGGCGCGAGTCGCCGGTGATGTTCGTGGGCGACGTGCCGCTGCGCACGCTCGAGCTGCTTGCCGACGACCCGAACATGTGGGCCTTCAAGGAGGACCTCGGCCTGGACTACGCCCACGAGATCATCATGCGCTGGGGCGACCGCTGGCCGATGGTGGGCGGCGGCGGGATGAAGCGCCACCACCTGCTGTGGGCCCACGGCCACTGCGACACGTGGCTGGACGGCTTTTGCCGAACCTTCCCGGCGGTCTCCCAGGACTATTGGCGCGCGCTGCAATGCGGTGACATTGCCGGGGCCTGGGCGCAGGTGATGCGATACGAGGTTCCGCTGCGTGCGATGGCGCAGCGCGTGCGATATGGACCCGACGGCTTCGTCAAGCATGCGATGGTGGAGGCTGCGGGCGTGGCGCCCCGCTGGCGGCGGTCGCCGGCGGCCAATCCGACGGAGGAAGAGATGGACGAGTTGCGAGAGTTCCTGGCCGGGCTCGGTCCGCAGACGCAGCCGGTGGCGTCATGA
- a CDS encoding MFS transporter yields MHERRPSVNDAAASEGDSGGWLMLVRDPKWRGLSVILIGTFLSVIVHNIATVTLPSIAADFGATLAEVQWVAIAVSLTTAAVVMPAGYLADRLGRRAFFIGGMALFAAASLMAGWAPSLELLVAARLLQGAATAIVGANGIAIAVTLFPEEERGKVLGLSSATVGFSALVAPAVGGIVVEAGGWRWAYHALALPAVVGAVGAWLVLESGRSPESADGPGRFDWFGSSAIAGIAVTLVLGLTMGPVVGWTEPLVWSSIAAAAVLGGAYVWWELRTPHPVFDLRLLRRRAVVTPLGARIVLLMGLSGGGFLVPFYIQGVLGFSARDLGFILVPGFAVYTLVATLAGRFSDRWTPRPFLIAGPLVGLVSVLALASFGSDTPLAVVVLVLVVNSASLSLVTSPSTNAMLGAVPERVYTVAVAFMNLAGTIAGIVALALITAIVTAVMAAASAEASVSAVASDPTTTNAFLDGWRVAFLVQAAFMLAAAAIGLMYRPAMRAAGQRT; encoded by the coding sequence ATGCATGAGCGGCGACCGTCGGTGAACGACGCGGCGGCATCCGAGGGCGACTCCGGCGGCTGGCTGATGCTGGTGCGCGATCCCAAGTGGCGCGGGCTGAGCGTCATCCTCATCGGCACCTTCCTCAGCGTGATCGTGCACAACATCGCCACGGTCACGCTGCCCAGCATCGCAGCGGACTTCGGCGCCACCCTGGCCGAGGTGCAATGGGTCGCCATCGCCGTGTCGCTCACGACCGCCGCCGTGGTCATGCCCGCGGGTTACTTGGCCGACCGGTTGGGCCGCCGCGCGTTCTTCATCGGCGGCATGGCGCTCTTCGCCGCCGCCTCGCTCATGGCCGGCTGGGCGCCGTCGCTCGAATTGCTGGTCGCGGCACGCCTGCTGCAAGGCGCGGCGACGGCCATCGTGGGGGCCAACGGCATCGCCATCGCCGTCACCCTCTTCCCGGAGGAAGAGCGCGGCAAGGTGCTCGGGCTCTCCTCCGCCACGGTCGGATTCAGCGCCCTGGTGGCGCCGGCGGTCGGCGGCATCGTCGTCGAGGCGGGCGGCTGGCGCTGGGCCTATCACGCCTTGGCGCTGCCCGCGGTCGTCGGAGCGGTCGGCGCCTGGCTGGTGTTGGAGTCCGGCCGGTCGCCGGAATCCGCCGACGGACCGGGCCGGTTCGATTGGTTCGGCTCGAGCGCCATCGCCGGAATCGCCGTCACGCTGGTGCTGGGTCTCACCATGGGTCCGGTAGTCGGTTGGACCGAGCCGCTAGTCTGGAGCTCCATCGCAGCCGCCGCAGTCTTGGGCGGCGCCTACGTCTGGTGGGAGCTGCGCACGCCCCATCCGGTGTTCGACCTGCGCCTGCTGCGCCGTCGCGCCGTCGTCACGCCTCTGGGCGCGCGCATCGTGCTGCTGATGGGCCTGTCGGGCGGCGGGTTCCTGGTGCCGTTCTACATCCAGGGCGTGCTGGGTTTCAGCGCGCGCGATCTGGGGTTCATCCTCGTGCCGGGCTTCGCCGTCTACACCCTCGTCGCCACGCTCGCCGGACGATTCTCCGACCGATGGACGCCCCGTCCCTTCCTCATCGCCGGGCCGCTGGTGGGCCTCGTCAGCGTCCTCGCGCTGGCGAGCTTCGGTTCGGACACGCCGCTGGCCGTGGTCGTGCTGGTGCTGGTCGTCAACAGCGCCAGTCTCTCGCTCGTGACCTCACCCAGCACCAACGCCATGCTCGGCGCCGTGCCCGAGCGGGTCTATACGGTCGCCGTCGCGTTCATGAATCTCGCCGGCACCATCGCCGGCATCGTGGCTCTCGCCCTGATCACCGCCATCGTCACCGCGGTCATGGCCGCCGCCAGTGCCGAAGCCAGCGTCAGCGCCGTCGCCTCGGACCCCACCACCACCAACGCCTTCCTCGACGGCTGGCGCGTCGCCTTCCTGGTCCAGGCCGCCTTCATGCTCGCCGCCGCCGCGATCGGGCTGATGTATCGGCCGGCAATGCGTGCAGCGGGTCAACGAACCTGA
- a CDS encoding dihydrodipicolinate synthase family protein, with the protein MRDHDEVRALLDGPINSLPTIFTESGEIDWDGTRAVIDKSLEGNCNVIMLTWGDSLISLLTDDEVAELHRVVIDHVDGRALTIACDNQWGLNKAIEFGRFVRELGYDLYMVRPADWAKGTPESLADYYKACGQVAPVMFVGDVPIRTLELVADDPNMWAFKEDLGLDYAHEVLMRWGDRWPMAGGGGIKRHYVLWPHGNCNSWLDVFIYCNLLPQKLYWDAIKRDDLPEAWRLARHYEQPIWDLWPVFPAGGDGLVHTMIEVCGVAPRWRRSPAPNATDEEMERVRDMLRGLELL; encoded by the coding sequence ATGCGTGACCACGACGAAGTCCGCGCCCTGCTCGACGGCCCGATCAATTCGCTGCCCACGATCTTCACCGAATCTGGGGAGATCGACTGGGACGGCACGCGGGCGGTGATCGATAAGTCCCTGGAAGGCAACTGCAACGTCATCATGCTCACCTGGGGCGACAGCCTCATCTCGCTGCTCACCGACGACGAGGTGGCGGAGCTGCACCGCGTGGTGATCGACCACGTGGACGGCCGCGCGCTCACCATCGCCTGCGACAACCAGTGGGGCCTCAACAAGGCGATTGAGTTCGGGCGCTTCGTGCGCGAGCTGGGCTACGACCTCTACATGGTGCGCCCGGCGGACTGGGCCAAGGGTACGCCCGAATCCCTGGCGGACTACTACAAGGCCTGCGGCCAGGTGGCCCCGGTGATGTTCGTGGGCGACGTGCCGATCCGGACGCTGGAGCTGGTGGCCGACGACCCGAACATGTGGGCCTTCAAGGAGGACCTTGGTCTGGACTACGCGCACGAGGTGCTGATGCGCTGGGGCGACCGCTGGCCCATGGCCGGCGGCGGCGGCATCAAGCGCCACTACGTGCTGTGGCCCCACGGCAACTGCAACTCCTGGCTGGACGTGTTCATCTACTGCAATTTGCTGCCCCAGAAGCTCTATTGGGACGCCATCAAGCGCGACGACCTGCCCGAAGCGTGGCGACTGGCCCGGCACTACGAGCAGCCGATCTGGGATCTGTGGCCGGTGTTCCCCGCCGGCGGCGACGGCCTGGTGCACACGATGATCGAGGTCTGCGGCGTGGCCCCCCGCTGGCGCCGCTCACCGGCCCCGAACGCCACCGACGAGGAAATGGAGCGGGTGCGGGACATGCTGCGCGGGCTGGAGCTGCTGTAG
- a CDS encoding site-specific DNA-methyltransferase translates to MGDASKVLKRFPTGVFQAAVTSPPYWSLRDYEIEGQIGLETSLPAYINRLVSVFQEVFRVLRDDGVLWLNMGDSYTSGGRTWRAPDKKNPVRAMDVRPPTPDGLKPKDLIGVPWRLAFALQEAGWYLRSDTVWNKPNCQPESVKDRPTRSHEYVFLFSKSKRYYYDNSAVRGPGGRNLRTVWDIHTEPYADAHFATFPTALIEPCIALTTQTGDLVLDPFVGSGTTGLVARKLGRRFIGVELNPAYLSIAEDRLRESPDVEYTHE, encoded by the coding sequence ATTGGTGATGCATCGAAAGTCTTGAAGCGCTTCCCGACGGGCGTCTTTCAGGCAGCGGTCACCTCGCCTCCCTACTGGTCCCTTCGCGATTACGAGATAGAGGGCCAGATAGGACTCGAAACCTCGCTTCCCGCCTATATCAATCGTCTTGTCAGCGTGTTTCAGGAAGTCTTTCGGGTTCTGAGAGACGATGGAGTCCTTTGGCTCAACATGGGTGACTCGTACACGTCCGGGGGACGCACCTGGAGAGCCCCGGACAAGAAGAACCCTGTACGTGCCATGGATGTCCGACCACCGACCCCCGACGGGTTGAAGCCGAAGGACCTAATCGGCGTACCTTGGAGGCTTGCATTCGCCCTGCAAGAGGCTGGTTGGTATCTGCGATCGGATACTGTGTGGAACAAACCCAATTGCCAGCCTGAGAGCGTCAAGGACAGGCCTACTCGAAGTCACGAATATGTGTTTCTTTTTAGCAAGTCAAAGCGGTACTACTACGACAATTCCGCTGTACGTGGACCAGGTGGGAGGAACCTCAGGACAGTATGGGATATCCACACTGAGCCATATGCCGACGCCCATTTCGCCACTTTCCCCACAGCACTAATTGAACCCTGCATCGCGCTCACTACCCAAACCGGAGACTTGGTGCTGGATCCATTTGTTGGATCGGGAACTACTGGCCTCGTTGCCCGAAAGCTTGGACGCCGCTTCATTGGGGTCGAGCTGAATCCGGCATATCTCTCAATTGCCGAGGATCGGCTGCGAGAATCCCCTGATGTCGAGTACACGCACGAATAG
- a CDS encoding Gfo/Idh/MocA family oxidoreductase, whose protein sequence is MKTYRAAILGLGRMGNTIDDEIPPSRDFMLPYGLPGACQAVEQLDLVAGCDLLPEKRANFSERWGVPAVYEDLDEMIAKEQPDLVAICTRADVHSELAVRVANAGVPMMYLEKAIACSPREADDVLAACQAHRTVFNSGVLNRFSKTFGAARDLIVQGRIGEPKAAIQFPARSLLHGHIHSVDALSYLLGDPRITRVRGELHPRDLEIVDGRLDDDPMASYHLEFENGVEAWSISAGQHEFEIVGTEGVVRTLNNAEGLSLRVNRPTDSSRHREWHAEPLPEVEKSSSVVTCLEDLIEAHETGRPTLNHIEQAHHVTEACFAIAESHRRGGAWVDLPLTDRDLYIYHV, encoded by the coding sequence ATGAAGACCTACCGCGCCGCCATTCTGGGCCTGGGCCGCATGGGCAACACCATCGACGACGAGATCCCGCCGTCGCGCGACTTCATGCTGCCCTATGGCTTGCCCGGGGCCTGCCAGGCCGTCGAGCAGCTCGATTTGGTGGCGGGGTGCGACCTGCTGCCCGAGAAGCGCGCCAACTTCAGCGAGCGCTGGGGAGTGCCCGCGGTCTACGAAGACCTCGACGAGATGATTGCCAAGGAGCAACCCGACCTCGTCGCCATCTGCACGCGGGCCGACGTGCACTCGGAGCTGGCGGTCCGGGTGGCGAACGCCGGCGTGCCCATGATGTATCTCGAAAAGGCCATCGCCTGCTCGCCCCGCGAGGCCGACGACGTGCTGGCGGCGTGCCAAGCGCACCGGACGGTGTTCAACTCGGGCGTCCTGAACCGGTTTTCGAAGACCTTCGGCGCGGCGCGAGACCTGATCGTGCAGGGCCGCATCGGCGAGCCGAAGGCCGCGATCCAATTCCCCGCACGGAGCCTGCTTCACGGCCACATTCATTCAGTCGACGCACTGTCCTACCTGCTGGGCGACCCCCGCATCACGCGCGTGCGCGGTGAGCTGCATCCCCGCGATCTCGAGATTGTCGACGGCAGGCTCGACGACGACCCGATGGCGTCCTATCACCTGGAGTTCGAGAACGGGGTGGAGGCGTGGAGCATTTCGGCCGGGCAACACGAGTTCGAAATCGTGGGAACCGAGGGCGTGGTGCGCACGCTCAACAACGCCGAGGGATTGTCGCTGCGCGTCAACCGACCCACCGACTCATCGAGGCACCGCGAGTGGCACGCGGAGCCGCTGCCAGAGGTCGAGAAGTCAAGCTCGGTGGTGACGTGCCTGGAAGACTTGATCGAGGCCCACGAGACGGGACGACCGACGCTCAATCACATCGAGCAGGCGCACCACGTCACCGAGGCCTGCTTCGCCATCGCCGAGAGTCATCGCCGGGGCGGAGCGTGGGTGGACCTGCCGCTCACCGACCGCGATCTCTACATCTATCACGTGTAG
- a CDS encoding GDSL-type esterase/lipase family protein encodes MQWIALPSPDVEMRGLVGAPRALLHRIPEEHRNSLPGDTWERSEMASGVRLVFQTNSSRVALHFEYLARPSRASKVDAYVDGQFAGTDGGDDPGPCTAALLEGLTGTHEIELHMPPYSKVRLKSLGLAPGASLAAPAHRPSRFITFHGDSITHGAITTRSGLAYPSRVARALGADFINLGFGGSARGEPGMARIVADLPADAISLYYGINTYAIGRPGPTEFGRIYADFLEVVRASHAETPIVVITPTWYLPERDHRNAAGARVEEYREVIRHAVSARVAAGDANLVVLEGCSLIGPGDESRLADLVHPNDEGFAAIAEGLTRMIGQAWGVS; translated from the coding sequence ATGCAATGGATCGCGCTGCCGTCGCCGGATGTCGAAATGCGGGGCTTGGTGGGTGCGCCGCGGGCGCTGCTCCATCGGATTCCGGAGGAGCACCGAAACAGCCTGCCGGGCGACACTTGGGAGCGATCGGAGATGGCTTCGGGCGTGCGGCTGGTCTTCCAGACGAACAGCTCGCGAGTGGCCCTGCACTTCGAGTATCTGGCCCGGCCGAGCCGCGCCAGCAAGGTCGACGCCTACGTTGACGGGCAGTTCGCAGGCACCGACGGCGGTGACGATCCGGGTCCATGCACCGCCGCTCTCCTCGAAGGCCTGACGGGTACCCATGAAATCGAGCTGCACATGCCGCCCTACTCCAAGGTGCGGCTCAAGTCGCTGGGGCTCGCGCCCGGCGCCAGCCTGGCGGCGCCCGCCCATCGACCGTCCCGCTTCATCACCTTCCACGGAGACTCGATCACGCACGGCGCCATCACCACGCGGTCGGGGCTGGCCTATCCGTCACGGGTGGCTCGCGCGCTGGGCGCCGATTTCATCAACCTGGGCTTTGGCGGATCTGCCAGAGGCGAGCCCGGCATGGCGCGAATCGTGGCCGACCTGCCGGCCGACGCGATCTCGCTCTACTACGGCATCAACACCTACGCGATTGGCCGTCCGGGTCCGACCGAGTTTGGCCGCATCTACGCCGACTTCCTCGAGGTCGTGCGCGCCTCGCACGCGGAGACGCCCATCGTCGTCATCACGCCCACCTGGTACCTGCCCGAACGCGACCACCGAAACGCCGCCGGCGCGAGAGTGGAGGAGTACCGGGAGGTCATTCGCCATGCGGTGTCCGCGCGGGTTGCCGCCGGCGATGCCAACCTCGTCGTGCTGGAAGGGTGCAGCCTCATCGGCCCCGGCGACGAGTCGCGCCTGGCGGATCTGGTGCATCCGAACGACGAGGGGTTTGCGGCGATAGCGGAAGGGCTCACGCGGATGATCGGGCAGGCGTGGGGGGTGTCCTGA
- a CDS encoding family 10 glycosylhydrolase, whose translation MAVPLTDRIGDSWLSSTPRYLTELDRAEPASAISPTPELRHWRAMSYRTDSLSGTMLAAGLETAAPTVRLPLDARGLHAISIGTVPIRTPAEGLTLGMPLKLSGDDTFSFLTMEAYRRPDHGIDVVEMYWKIADLTGQELDIGQASARVGEGDEAGSFACAAARVVYIKLVPLTDAEIAAWRADQARADTRRLFAHNDAHFAHYLFRLTSADDVRREIEQYHESDFSRMYWEAGGGDLMSYFSSIGRRHTLDGLEDYGRRGDRMHAESWRVFRDAGVDPFDVALEQSHAVGLEFHAGYRVAGFQYPPPLDHHNHGDTYFARHPEFYGEDREGNRTPRISYSYPEVREFVVSLLREMAERPIDGVCLLYNRRPPVVEYEPPLVEGFTREFGCDPRTLPEDDPDWLAYRAGTLTAFMRDVRAAMDEASRDRPRRIVVSAIVAASEAENLMQGLDLATWVREGLVDTLIPYSARTNFRPFFNEPGGMVWTDSEQLRFLVETVAGSPCVVAPNVMPRSMSPEDYRRQAATIYAAGAEHLFFWDSAGGGCRANFGHEWNALRRLGHVDEIQAWIEAGEPELPQPTMPLREWAGWDLSYVTPG comes from the coding sequence ATGGCCGTTCCCTTGACCGACCGCATCGGCGACTCGTGGCTCAGCAGCACGCCGCGGTATCTCACCGAACTGGACCGCGCCGAGCCGGCCTCCGCGATCAGTCCCACGCCCGAACTGCGGCACTGGCGCGCGATGTCGTATCGCACCGACTCGCTGAGCGGCACCATGCTTGCCGCCGGACTCGAGACGGCGGCGCCCACGGTGCGCTTGCCGCTCGACGCGCGCGGCCTGCACGCCATCTCGATCGGCACGGTGCCGATCCGGACCCCCGCCGAGGGACTGACGCTGGGGATGCCACTGAAGCTGAGCGGCGATGACACGTTCTCATTTCTGACGATGGAGGCTTACCGGCGGCCGGATCACGGCATTGACGTCGTGGAGATGTATTGGAAGATCGCGGACCTTACCGGCCAAGAACTGGATATCGGACAGGCGAGCGCACGGGTCGGCGAGGGCGACGAGGCCGGGTCGTTCGCCTGCGCGGCGGCGCGGGTGGTTTACATAAAACTCGTGCCGCTCACTGACGCCGAAATCGCGGCCTGGCGCGCCGATCAAGCTCGTGCCGACACGCGACGCCTGTTCGCGCACAACGACGCCCATTTCGCTCACTACCTCTTCCGGCTCACGTCGGCGGACGACGTGCGGCGCGAGATCGAGCAGTACCACGAGAGCGACTTCTCGCGGATGTATTGGGAAGCCGGCGGCGGCGACCTGATGTCTTACTTCAGTTCAATTGGGCGGCGGCATACGCTGGACGGCTTGGAGGACTACGGCCGCCGCGGCGATCGCATGCACGCCGAGAGTTGGCGGGTGTTTCGTGACGCGGGCGTCGACCCGTTCGACGTGGCGCTCGAGCAGTCGCACGCGGTGGGCCTGGAGTTTCACGCCGGCTATCGGGTGGCCGGATTCCAATATCCGCCGCCGTTGGATCACCACAACCACGGCGACACGTACTTTGCACGGCATCCGGAGTTCTACGGCGAGGACCGGGAGGGCAACCGGACGCCGCGCATCTCCTACAGCTATCCGGAGGTGCGCGAGTTCGTGGTGTCGTTGCTGCGCGAGATGGCCGAGCGACCCATCGACGGGGTGTGTTTGCTCTACAACCGCCGCCCGCCGGTGGTGGAGTACGAACCGCCGCTGGTTGAGGGATTCACGCGAGAGTTCGGGTGCGATCCCCGAACGCTGCCGGAGGACGACCCGGACTGGCTGGCCTATCGCGCGGGTACGCTCACGGCATTCATGCGCGACGTGCGCGCGGCGATGGACGAGGCGTCGCGGGATCGTCCGCGGCGGATCGTGGTTTCGGCCATCGTTGCCGCGTCCGAGGCGGAGAACCTGATGCAGGGCCTCGATCTGGCGACCTGGGTGCGCGAGGGCCTCGTGGATACGCTGATTCCCTACAGCGCCCGCACCAACTTCCGCCCATTCTTCAACGAGCCCGGCGGCATGGTGTGGACCGATTCCGAGCAGCTCAGATTCCTGGTGGAAACAGTGGCGGGTTCGCCGTGCGTGGTGGCGCCCAACGTGATGCCGCGGTCGATGTCGCCGGAGGACTATCGGCGGCAGGCGGCAACCATCTATGCGGCGGGCGCCGAGCACTTGTTCTTCTGGGATTCGGCGGGCGGCGGGTGCCGCGCAAACTTTGGGCACGAGTGGAACGCGCTGCGCCGGCTGGGCCACGTGGACGAAATCCAGGCGTGGATCGAAGCCGGCGAGCCCGAGTTGCCGCAGCCGACAATGCCGCTGCGCGAGTGGGCTGGATGGGATCTTTCGTACGTGACCCCGGGATAG